In Ctenopharyngodon idella isolate HZGC_01 chromosome 2, HZGC01, whole genome shotgun sequence, the following are encoded in one genomic region:
- the LOC127504494 gene encoding cystatin-like protein isoform X4 — MRGSLLLLSALLLLESTDGNKEYQLGQPETNIIIDKAIKEANERHGKAKHLDFVSILSSDYDKRMLNVLLKPTTCDKTIPFVHRKDCKIQNKATPQVSCVECRGEMSCLLLREQEKVHHILVTYWGQRPHLFTIMIQTFCCQDFPALKGFNCSHCRLNKLYPNV; from the exons ATGAGAGGTTCACTGTTACTGCTTAGCGCTCTGTTACTGCTGGAGTCCACAGACGGAAACAAAGAATATCAACTAGGCCAACCTGAGACAAACATCATTATTGACAAGGCAATAAAAGAAGCCAATGAGAGACATGGAAAAGCCAAACACCTTGATTTTGTCTCCATTTTAAGTTCT GATTATGACAAGCGCATGCTTAATGTGTTATTAAAACCCACCACATGTGACAAGACAATACCGTTTGTCCATCGGAAAGACTGTAAAATCCAAAATAAGGCTACA CCTCAAGTTTCTTGTGTTGAATGTCGTGGAGAGATGTCCTGTTTACTTCTCAGAGAACAAGAAAAGGTACATCACATATTAGTCACATATTGGGGACAAAGACCTCATTTATTCACCATCATGATCCAGACTTTTTGTTGTCAAGATTTTCCTGCActaaaag gttttaactgttctcATTGCAGATTAAACAAACTGTATCCGAATGTTTGA
- the LOC127504494 gene encoding cystatin-like protein isoform X7, producing MRGSLLLLSALLLLESTDGNKEYQLGQPETNIIIDKAIKEANERHGKAKHLDFVSILSSDYDKRMLNVLLKPTTCDKTIPFVHRKDCKIQNKATPQVSCVECRGEMSCLLLREQEKIKQTVSECLNLPSVNDQHTGAAHPLFRKGEDEQQSGCLGCI from the exons ATGAGAGGTTCACTGTTACTGCTTAGCGCTCTGTTACTGCTGGAGTCCACAGACGGAAACAAAGAATATCAACTAGGCCAACCTGAGACAAACATCATTATTGACAAGGCAATAAAAGAAGCCAATGAGAGACATGGAAAAGCCAAACACCTTGATTTTGTCTCCATTTTAAGTTCT GATTATGACAAGCGCATGCTTAATGTGTTATTAAAACCCACCACATGTGACAAGACAATACCGTTTGTCCATCGGAAAGACTGTAAAATCCAAAATAAGGCTACA CCTCAAGTTTCTTGTGTTGAATGTCGTGGAGAGATGTCCTGTTTACTTCTCAGAGAACAAGAAAAG ATTAAACAAACTGTATCCGAATGTTTGAATCTCCCATCAGTTAATGATCAACATACTGGGGCAGCACATCCACTGTTCAGAAAAGGAGAAGATGAGCAACAATCAGGATGTCTGGGATGCAtctga
- the LOC127504494 gene encoding cystatin-like protein isoform X6, whose protein sequence is MRGSLLLLSALLLLESTDGNKEYQLGQPETNIIIDKAIKEANERHGKAKHLDFVSILSSDYDKRMLNVLLKPTTCDKTIPFVHRKDCKIQNKATPQVSCVECRGEMSCFLLREQEKIKQTVSECLNLPSVNDQHTGAAHPLFRKGEDEQQSGCLGCI, encoded by the exons ATGAGAGGTTCACTGTTACTGCTTAGCGCTCTGTTACTGCTGGAGTCCACAGACGGAAACAAAGAATATCAACTAGGCCAACCTGAGACAAACATCATTATTGACAAGGCAATAAAAGAAGCCAATGAGAGACATGGAAAAGCCAAACACCTTGATTTTGTCTCCATTTTAAGTTCT GATTATGACAAGCGCATGCTTAATGTGTTATTAAAACCCACCACATGTGACAAGACAATACCGTTTGTCCATCGGAAAGACTGTAAAATCCAAAATAAGGCTACA CCTCAAGTTTCTTGTGTTGAATGTCGTGGAGAGATGTCCTGTTTCCTTCTCAGAGAACAAGAAAAG ATTAAACAAACTGTATCCGAATGTTTGAATCTCCCATCAGTTAATGATCAACATACTGGGGCAGCACATCCACTGTTCAGAAAAGGAGAAGATGAGCAACAATCAGGATGTCTGGGATGCAtctga
- the LOC127504494 gene encoding cystatin-like protein isoform X8: MRGSLLLLSALLLLESTDGNKEYQLGQPETNIIIDKAIKEANERHGKAKHLDFVSILSSDYDKRMLNVLLKPTTCDKTIPFVHRKDCKIQNKATPQVSCVECRGEMSCLLLREQEKIKQTLSECSSKRSHIAGGGTLLSQTARNEQQTGCLGCI, from the exons ATGAGAGGTTCACTGTTACTGCTTAGCGCTCTGTTACTGCTGGAGTCCACAGACGGAAACAAAGAATATCAACTAGGCCAACCTGAGACAAACATCATTATTGACAAGGCAATAAAAGAAGCCAATGAGAGACATGGAAAAGCCAAACACCTTGATTTTGTCTCCATTTTAAGTTCT GATTATGACAAGCGCATGCTTAATGTGTTATTAAAACCCACCACATGTGACAAGACAATACCGTTTGTCCATCGGAAAGACTGTAAAATCCAAAATAAGGCTACA CCTCAAGTTTCTTGTGTTGAATGTCGTGGAGAGATGTCCTGTTTACTTCTCAGAGAACAAGAAAAG ATTAAACAAACTCTATCCGAATGTTCCTCAAAGAGATCCCATATTGCTGGGGGTGGAACTCTGTTGTCACAAACAGCAAGAAATGAGCAACAAACTGGATGTCTGGGATGCAtctga
- the LOC127504494 gene encoding cystatin-like protein isoform X5 has product MRGSLLLLSALLLLESTDGKKEYQLGQRETNIIIDKAIKEANERHGKAKHLDFASILNSDYDKRMLNVLLKPTTCDKTIPFVHRKDCKIQNKATPQVSCVECRGEMSCFLLREQEKIKQTVSECLNLPSVNDQHTGAAHPLFRKGEDEQQSGCLGCI; this is encoded by the exons ATGAGAGGTTCACTGTTACTGCTTAGCGCTCTGTTACTGCTGGAGTCCACAGACGGAAAGAAAGAATATCAACTAGGCCAACGTGAGACAAACATCATTATTGACAAGGCAATAAAAGAAGCCAATGAGAGACATGGAAAAGCCAAACACCTTGATTTTGCCTCCATTTTAAATTCT GATTATGACAAGCGCATGCTTAATGTGTTATTAAAACCCACCACATGTGACAAGACAATACCGTTTGTCCATCGGAAAGACTGTAAAATCCAAAATAAGGCTACA CCTCAAGTTTCTTGTGTTGAATGTCGTGGAGAGATGTCCTGTTTCCTTCTCAGAGAACAAGAAAAG ATTAAACAAACTGTATCCGAATGTTTGAATCTCCCATCAGTTAATGATCAACATACTGGGGCAGCACATCCACTGTTCAGAAAAGGAGAAGATGAGCAACAATCAGGATGTCTGGGATGCAtctga